The proteins below are encoded in one region of Bradysia coprophila strain Holo2 chromosome X unlocalized genomic scaffold, BU_Bcop_v1 contig_45, whole genome shotgun sequence:
- the LOC119070055 gene encoding uncharacterized protein LOC119070055, whose product MWWMYLNILDLIPHHNNQLWSYDRNGFNGLINTLFWCSSVTFVIFYFFSKFLERFLRSQKVSVYKCTPTIRFIWNGGFYITCTTFLHFYHKYFIAPRILKETNSFFPKYRNALFLPTDHCTVFNSISIILATFYITAALFDVRERDFTEAASKCLFACVIMSLDHYGYENFSIILNTLFGLFNMFADCLTTASLYTKEQNKAFYRLFLFFRLITWSYLFLNVLPFKYLIPTLYAKKFKLWLNIFLWCWYGFSIWNSPILRYLNHQIYHFNSNDCIGNSSISRCILLKDSPEIRHQRILQRAVRDVRAANERNDFGGRNTENSSATAFQTIKCMMTLKRKLRRIRENKEIERLAKCT is encoded by the exons ATGTGGTGGATGTATCTAAATATTCTGGATCTGATACCGCACCACAACAACCAATTATGGTCGTATGACAGGAATGGTTTCAACGGTCTGATAAATACGTTGTTTTGGTGCTCCTCGGTTACATTCGtcatattttactttttctcaaaatttcttgAG AGATTCCTGCGATCGCAAAAAGTGTCTGTGTACAAATGTACGCCGACGATTCGATTCATTTGGAACGGTGGCTTCTACATTACATGTACGACGTTCCTGCACTTCtatcacaaatatttcatAGCGCCGCGCATTCTTAAAGAAACGAATAGCTTTTTCCCAAAGTACCGGAACGCATTGTTTCTGCCGACCGATCACTGTACCGTCTTCAATTCGATATCCATTATTTTAGCCACATTTTACATTACGGCCGCCTTATTCGATGTAAGAGAAAGAGATTTCACGGAAGCAGCCTCTAAATGCCTGTTTGCGTGCGTTATCATGAGTTTGGACCACTATGG ATACgagaatttttcgattatcCTGAACACGCTCTTTGGATTGTTTAACATGTTTGCTGACTGCCTTACAACAGCATCTCTATACACAAAGGAGCAGAACAAAGCATTTTATCGGTTGTTCCtattttttcgtttgattacTTG GTCATATCTGTTCCTCAATGTCCTGCCTTTCAAGTACTTAATACCAACGCTCTAtgcaaagaaattcaaactttGGCTTAACATATTCCTTTGGTGCTGGTACGGATTTTCAATATGGAATTCG CCGATTCTACGGTATCTGAACCATCAAATTTACCATTTCAATTCGAACGACTGCATTGGCAACAGTTCGATTTCGCGGtgtattttattgaaagattCGCCGGAGATTAGGCATCAACGCATTTTACAGCGAGCTGTTCGAGATGTTAGAGCAGCGAATGA ACGAAATGATTTTGGTGGTCGAAATACTGAGAATTCGTCGGCAACAGCTTTTCAAACCATCAAAT GTATGATGACGCTGAAAAGAAAACTTCGCCGTATAAGGGAGAACAAAGAAATCGAAAGACTAGCTAAATGCACATAG
- the LOC119070041 gene encoding uncharacterized protein LOC119070041 translates to MYLAANINRLVFVEMLFYSAYFPDDAIRFTSDAICQSSHNIIDIFYVNTTTTTDRFLKLLYSKCPVPVLLNQLGKYIENPEKDTRPSTKVLLINTMEQVDTFMDFIYEFRIGKDKRKYFVIIERHMEPNPDQWLYYLFAKFWRKQILNVVVVFYKESVQIFTYQLFEDCGNSDGSNISPTTTSPNSEQAYHEQEFYLNVLNITSYPTSKWFFNKLTNLQRRKLVVTMISVPNRAYLREDKTFYAGIDGNVAELIRSRMNATFTYISPKFSFNGSNNTGPFGDIVQKRAHFSFNIHAYAPYNFNNTVEQTNAFDHVKFCVIVPRNGMSPVAFNIFHSMTPAIWVLVIVAIVIVTIALASVQYAHKNIRKRINHLTEQHKSYTIVELASIVLQSFFGDAIEQIAFYHHSLRFILLGWLIYSFLITSAFTATIISSLIKPNHRENINTIAELAASKLTILYPKPIAKNIENGFDYHTFQLLEDNFKEINSWEEHLTILNQNKTQYAYVLADYYCSHAVRSNIDKETGESIFHMVPECLSSHPKVYFAQRGSMYLGYVNELLGRFHEYGMFRRWIAESKFFSVMKGLRMGYQAADKEVDYASVKVAMNMEYLQTPFYMLVMGLLLSTIIFCVEKRWYKMVKQKQHDEGGGFEVDIEFELE, encoded by the exons ATGTATTTAGCAGCGAACATCAACCGCTTAGTGTTTGTCGAAATGCTTTTTTATTCTGCGTACTTTCCTGACGACGCCATTCGGTTCACCAGCGATGCCATTTGTCAATCATCCCATAACATTATCGACATATTCTACGTGAACACAACAACGACGAccgatcgatttttgaaattgttgtacAGCAAATGTCCAGTACCGGTACTACTAAATCAGCTCGGCAAATATATCGAAAATCCGGAGAAAGATACAAGGCCATCGACCAAAGTGTTGCTGATAAATACCATGGAGCAAGTGGATACATTCATGGACTTCATCTATGAATTTCGGATCGGAAAGGACAAACGAAagtattttgtgattattgaACGTCACATGGAGCCGAATCCGGATCAGTGGCTGTACTATTTGTTTGCGAAATTTTGGCGAAAACAAATTCTGAATGTCGTTGTCGTCTTCTACAAGGAATCCGTTCAGATTTTTACATATCAATTGTTTGAAGATTGTGGAAATTCAGATGGCAGTAATATATCACCGACCACGACATCACCTAATTCTGAGCAAGCATATCATGAAcaggaattttatttgaatgtctTGAACATAACCAGTTATCCCACGTCGAAATGGTTCTTCAACAAACTGACTAATTTACAGAGAAGGAAGCTGGTCGTTACAATGATTTCGGTCCCGAACCGTGCATATCTTAGAGAGGATAAAACGTTCTACGCCGGGATTGATGGTAACGTTGCTGAATTGATACGGTCACG TATGAACGCAACTTTTACTTACATATCTCCGAAGTTCTCTTTTAATGGTTCAAATAACACGGGTCCCTTTGGcgatatcgtccagaaaagaGCCCATTTCTCTTTTAATATTCATGCATACGCACCATACAACTTCAACAATACTGTGGAGCAAACTAACGCTTTCGACCACGTAAAATTCTGCGTCATTGTACCGAGAAATGGCATGAGCCCCGTTGCCTTCAATATTTTCCACAGCATGACACCAGCAATATGGGTATTGGTCATTGTGGCGATCGTCATTGTAACTATAGCTTTAGCATCAGTTCAGTACGCTCACAAGAATATTCGTAAGCGGATAAATCATTTGACGGAACAGCACAAGAGTTATACCATCGTTGAATTAGCTTCCATCGTTCTTCAATCGTTTTTTGGTGATGCAATCGAACAGATTGCCTTCTATCATCATTCGTTAAGATTTATTTTGCTCGGTTGGTTGATCTACAGCTTTTTGATAACGAGCGCCTTCACGGCCACAATTATTAGCTCATTGATAAAGCCTAACCATCGCGAAAACATCAATACTATAGCCGAGCTGGCCGCATCTAAACTCACCATCTTATATCCCAAACCCATTGCAAAGAATATTGAGAACGGATTTGACTATCACACATTCCAATTGCTCGAAGacaatttcaaagaaattaacTCGTGGGAGGAGCATCTGAcgattttgaatcaaaataaaacccAATACGCGTATGTCCTAGCCGATTACTATTGCTCGCATGCGGTGAGAAGTAACATCGATAAAGAAACCGGTGAGTCGATTTTTCACATGGTACCCGAATGTCTATCTTCTCATCCGAAAGTATATTTTGCGCAGCGCGGTTCGATGTATTTGGGCTACGTTAATGAACTGTTGGGCAGATTCCACGAATATGGTATGTTTCGAAGGTGGATTgctgaatcaaaatttttcagtgtaatGAAAGGACTTCGGATGGGATATCAAGCTGCGGACAAGGAAGTCGACTATGCTTCTGTTAAAGTGGCTATGAACATGGAATATCTACAGACACCATTTTATATGCTGGTAATGGGCCTACTCTTGTCGACAATcatattttgtgtggaaaagCGTTGGTATAAAATGGTTAAACAAAAGCAGCATGACGAAGGCGGAGGTTTTGAAGTAgacattgaatttgaattggaGTAA
- the LOC119070064 gene encoding uncharacterized protein LOC119070064, which yields MVVSDSLQEIQDYINQNDMKIQYLHEINSTLKEEYDLQSNYESLSQKFKFLQKEEQEQVEKLNQSRKKYLMDLELKGTELCKEHAKLLHQIEHLQWHFEKGSSKHEQCHAAVMHSCKSSATSLNRSSLNKSFDTANLENTSERLIKAIAELRRRIHNAKEKLDKEIHRKRCVEKNLAELRKDISRQKKLISSKRVTPIPSLPAIRKSACAQ from the exons ATGGTAGTTTCGgacagcttgcaggagattcAGGACTACATCAACCAAAATGATATGA AGATTCAATATCTTCATGAAATTAATTCCACTCTCAAAGAAGAATATGACTTGCAATCAAACTACGAAagtttatcacaaaaattcaaatttttacaaaaagaagaaCAGGAACAAGTAGAGAAG CTGAATCAAAGTCGAAAAAAGTATTTGATGGACTTAGAATTAAAAGGAACGGAATTGTGTAAGGAACATGCAAAACTATTGCATCAAATCGAACATTTGCAGTGGCACTTCGAGAAAGGTTCGTCCAAGCACGAACAATGCCATGCTGCTGTTATGCACAGTTGCAAATCCTCGGCTACCAGCTTAAATCGATCTTCGCTGAACAAGTCCTTCGACACG GCGAACTTAGAGAACACTTCCGAACGTTTGATTAAAGCAATAGCCGAATTACGCAGACGTATCCATAATGCGAAAGAAAAACTTGACAAGGAAATTCAT CGTAAGCGATGCGTCGAAAAAAATCTTGCCGAATTGCGGAAGGACATTTCGAGAcaaaagaaactaatttcgtCGAAAAGAGTAACACCGATTCCCTCGTTACCCGCCATTCGAAAGTCGGCGTGTGCTCAATAA